The DNA region ATCAAGGGTTTGGTGAATGCTTTTTTCATGTGCCGTATCCTCCTTGTGAGTTACGGGCGGGGGTTACGAAAGACGATGGAATCGTCCAGGGTATGAACCCGGCCGCCGGCGCGGATGCGCTCTGCGCGGCCATAGGGTGCAATGCTCACTTGTCCGGGCCGGGCGCCGCGTTGCTCCAGGGCGCTTCGAACCGCTAAGGCGCGGTAGGTGGCGGCGTCCTTACCGGACTTGTCGTAGGAGGCGATCTCCACACGCAGCGAGGGATCATCCTGCAGCATGGCGCCGACAACGTGGATGGACTGCAGCGACTCCTTGTCCAGCTTGCTGCCGGAGCCGGGGGCGAAGCCGATGCGGTGCAGCACCACCTGCCGCACGCCAATGGCGTGGATGCGGTAAGTGAAGTCGCCCTGACTGTTAAGCGCCATGGCCGCCTCACGCGCATCGCTGCCGTCGGGGTAGTTGTCGAGGTACTTTTTCCAGGCCGGGGCGGCCAGGCCGCGCATGCCGATCTTCTGCAAAATGTCCGCGCGGTTGTAGAGCGCGTCCGGCTGCAGAGGCGCTTCCAGCAAAACCTTGTCGTACTGGGTCAGCGCGTCCTTCAGCTTGCCGGCGTCCTTGAGGTTGTGGGCGTAGTAGAGCCGCGCCGGCACGTACTTGGGATCGATCTCCAGGGCACGCAGATACGCCTCCTGCTCGGCCCCGGGGTTACCCAGCGCCCACTGGTTGACGCCCAGCCAGTACCAGTACTCCTCCTTGCCGGGATCGAGGGCCGTGGCCTTCTGCAGATAGGGCAGCGCTTCCTGCGGCTTGCTCTGCGCCAGCAGCAGGCGGCCCATGTAGTAGTTGGGCAGGGGCTCCTGCGGATGGGCGGCCAGCTCCTCCTGGAAGTGCGCCACGCCGTCGGCGTAGCGGTGCTCGTTGAGGTAGTAGTTGCCCACCACCTGGTTGGACATGTAGCGCGTGGCCGCGCAACCGGCGGCCAGGAGGCAGACCAACGCTGCGAGGGGCACTATCCATGCGGCCGGCCTGGGCCTGCGGGACAATTGGGAGCGCACGATTTCTTGTAGTATCGTATTGCCACTTAACATATTTTCCTTTTTGAACCAGCAGCCGCCAGTGGTCAATCACTATTTGGCACATTTACCAAACAATTACAAAAGGACTTTGCGGCCCTTCTGCACAAGCCGGTTTTGGAAAAACGCCGGCTAACCTGATACACCTGTCCGACAAACTCTGAACCACAACTCCTAAGGAAACGGATTGTTCCATGACCAATAGCCAGACCGAGCACAAGCTCACCCTTCGGAACCTGCGCATCGAGGACTACGACCGCATCCGCGAGCTTTCCGGCCGGGTCTACCGCGCCGTGTCCGAGCCCTGGGAGCAGCACGAGATCGCCGCCATGATCGAGCGCTTTCCCGAGGGCCAGATCTGCATCGAGGACAAGGGCAGGGTGGTGGCCGCCGCGCTCACCATGATGCTTCAGTCCTCGGTTATCGAGAAGCATCACACCTATGAGGATCTGGTGGGCGACGGCACCCTGCGCCGGCACGACCCCGAGGGCGACTACCTCTACGGCATCGAGGTCTTCGTGGACCCGGACTACCAGGGCATGCGCCTGGGCCGCCGACTGTACGACGCGCGCAAGGAGCTCTGCGAAAGCCTCAACCTCAAGGGCATCGTGCTGGGCGGCCGCATGCCCGGCTACCGCAAGCACGCCGACGACATGGGCCCGCAGGAGTATATCCGCCGGGTCAAGAATCGCGAGATCTACGATCCCGTGCTCTCCTTCCAGCTCTCCAACGACTTCCACATCAAGCGGCTCCTGCGCGGCTACTGGAAGGAGGATACCCAGTCCCACGGCTTTGCCGTGCTCCTGGAGTGGGTGAACATCTCCTACGAGAAAACCACCCGCCTCATCGGCGGCGTCAAGTCCATCGCCCGGGTCGGCGTGGTCCAGTGGCAGATGCGCCGCTTCCCCACCTTCGAGGACTTCATGCAGCAGGTGGAGTTCTTTGTGGACACGGTCTCGGACTACGGCTCCGACATCATCCTCTTCCCCGAGCTGTTCAACGCGCCGCTCATCCACCAGTACGAAGACCAGAGCCCCTGGGAAGCCATGCGCTCTCTGGCCGGACACACCGACCGCCTGCGCCGCGAGATGCTGGACATGGCCGTGTCCTACAACATCAATATCGTCACCGGCTCCGTGCCCGAAATCCGCGAGGACGGGCAGCTCTACAACGTCTGCTACCTCTGCCGCCGCGACGGCACCTGGGACAGCCAGTACAAGCTGCACATCACCCCGGACGAGCAGGCCAGCTGGGGCCTGACCGGCGGCGAGTCCCTCAAGGTATTTGATACCGACGTGGGCAAAATCGGCATCCTCATCTGCTACGACGTGGAGTTTCCGGAGCTGGCCCGGCTCCAGAGTCAGCGCGGCATGAAGATCCTCCTTGTGCCCTTCTGGACCGACATCAAGAACGCCTACCTGCGCGTACGCCGCTGCGCCCAGGCCCGGGCCATCGAGAACGAGTGCTACGTGGCCATCTCCGGCAGCGTGGGCAACATCCCCAAGGTCGAAACCATGGGCATCCAGTACTCGCGCGCCGCCGTGTTCACGCCCTCGGACTTCTCCTTCCCCCACGACGCCATCGCCGCCGAAGCCACACCCGGCGTGGAAACCACCCTCATCACCGACCTCGACGTCGAGCTCATCCAGGAGCTCCGGCTCCAGGGCAGCGTGCGCAACGCCGAAAGCCGGCGCACCGACCTCTACGATCTACGCTGGCTGCATGATTAGAGACGGATAGCTGGTACTGGGGGACGCTGTCCCCCATGTCCCCCTGCCGGGGACCAGTGGTCCCCGGACCCCTTATAATGGGTCCAGGGAGCTAAGCTCCCTGGCGGGGTGCCCGAGGGGCAGCGCCCCTCGGAACATGGATTGGATTGTAGGGTGTGTTTACGCCGCGTTGCACTGCGACGGCTGGTCGAGCCGTTTTTCGCGGAAGGCTTCGATGACGTAGCTGGCGAGGCGGTCGACGGCTTCGCCGCCGTTGTCGGTGCGGCGGTGGAGGGAGACGGTGACCGAGGGGAGCTGAGGGAACCCGTCGTCCTCGCCCAGGAGGCGTCCGCCCGGCGGCAGGGAGTGCAGGCCGATGGGAGCCACAGCGAGGCCGGCCGTGATGGCGGCCTGGATGCCCATGATGCTGGGGCTGGTGTAGGCGATGCGGTAGGCCCGGCCGATGTCTTCGAGGGCCTGGGTGCCCCAGGCGCGGTACTCGCAGCCCTCGGCGAACACGGCCAGGGGCAGGGGATTGATCTCGTGCGTGCAATGGGAGGCCGAGGCGGCCCAGACGATGGGCTCCTGGGCGATGGTCTGGCCAGCCACGGTGGGCGTCACGTTCGTGCGGATCACCAGGTCCAGCTTTCCGTTGTCCAGAGCGGTCAGCAGGGCGGCGCTTGATTCGCAACAGCGCATCTCCACCTGCACCAGAGGGCAGACCGAGGCGAATCGCTCCAGGATGCCGGGCAGGAAAAAGGCGGCGTAGTCGTCCGGCGCGCCCAGACGCACCACCCCGGCCACGTCCGGCGTGGACAGAGCGGCCACGGTTTCTTCGTGCGCCCGGATGAGCCGCCGGGCATGGGGCACGAACGCCTCGCCGTACGGCGTCAGATGCACGCTGCGCGCATCGCGCGCGAACAGCTCCTGGCAGAGCTCGCCTTCGAGCCGCTTGATCTGCTGGCTCACGGCCGACTGCGTGCGGTTCACCAGCTCGCCGGCGCGGGTGAAGTTTCGGGTCTCAGCCACGGCAATGAACGTCCGTAAGAGATCGTACGACAGATCCACGATCACAACTCCTTATTGTTGGGGTGTGAGCAAGTTGTCTTGCTTATCACTCCATGGCCCATCACGCCGCTGTCGTCAAGCGCGTTGAGGTCCGAGGGGCGCCGCCCCTGGTACGCCCCATCCTGGGGCGTACCTTTGGTCGGTTCATTCCACTCACCGGTCCGATTCTTCTGTCCTGGAGAATCGTCGGGCACCCCGCCAGAGAACTAAGTTCCCTGGACCTGTAACTGGTCCATGCCCCGAAGAGGGTCCAGGGAGCCATGCTCCCTGGCAGGGGGGACAGAGTCCCCCACAAGTAATGTTCCCCTGGCCGCCAGAGGCACGTGTTTTATTTGAATAAGATTGTCATCTACTGGTGAACGAGCAGGGCGGCGCCGGTGAGCTCCTTGAGCAGGGTTGTGGAGACTGAACCCATGAACAGCGTGCCTTTGTTTTCGCCGGTGCGGCCCACGCCTACGGCGGCGTAGTGGCCGTCTGCGGCTTCGGCGAGGATGGCTTTGGCCGGGTTGGCGGAGGCCACGGTCTTGGTGTGGATGCGCTCGACGCCGACGCCGTGCTGTTCGAGCATCCCGACGGCGCGTTTGAAGAGTGCATCGGCCCGGGCGTGGTCCTCGTGGCCGGGGTCGAGCACGCTGAAGAGGGTGATGGGCTGGGACTCGCGGGCCAGGAGGAAGCCGACGTGGTCCACCATGCCAAAGGCCTGCTCGGAGTCGTCCAGGCAGGCGAGCACGCCGGTGCGGTCCTCGCCGGGCATGCGTGCGATCCACACGGGCACCCGCAGGCCGGTGTCCACGATGTCGCTGCTGACGCTGCCTTCTACCAGGTCCATGAGCCAGGCGTGGCCGCGGCGGCCCAGAACCACGGCGTCGTACAGGCCGCGCACGGCTTCGGCGGCGAGCTCTGCGGGCTTGGACCGCCGGGCGAAGAGGTTTTTCTGCTCCACGGACTCGGATGGGAAGCCGGCTTCCACGAGCAGCCGCGCCGCCTGGTCCAGGGAGAACTTGCCGCGGGCCAGGGAGGAGGTGAGGAAGCGGCCAGGATTTTCCACGTCCGGGGGCTTTGGGACGACAAAGAGCAGGGTCACGGCGATATCGTCGGTGACGCGCAGGAAGCGGCTGATGAAGCGGACGCCATGCAGGGCGCTGGGCTCGTCGCTGATGGCGGCCAGGATATGTCGCGGGGCTTTGACCATTGGATTACCTCGTTGGAAGTTGCGCGCCAGGGGCGCGATTCAGGAGACCACCCAGATCGTGCAGCCCTTGGCGTGGTGGACGATCTTGCTGGAGACGCTGCCGAAGATGAACTCTTCGGCCTTGGAGAGGCCGCGCCTGCCGACCACGATGGTGCCGTAGCCGCCTTCTTCCATGCAGCGCAGGATCTCCTGGGAAATAGTGGCGCCGTGACTGCAGCGCAGGGCCTCCTGGTCCGGGGAGGGGCGCTGGCAGCTGGGCACGTAGAGCTCGGTCACATCGTCGGAGCCCATGCCGGCGTCGAGGAGCTTCTGGCGGGAGTCGGCCAGGAAGCGGCGCATGTCCGCGGCGTAGGCGTTGCAGTTCTTCTTCCAGGCCGCCTCGTCGGGAAAGAGATCGCGGTCCGGCAGGCGTTCTATATGCACGACCTGGACCGTGAACCCGCCGCGGCAGCCGATGATTGCGGCGGTGTAGTCCACGGCGCGCATGGAGTTCTCGGAACCGTCCACGGCGATCATGATGTGCGTGCAGTCCATGGCGTCCTCCCTTGCATTGCGTGTGGTCATGGCGCGGGTTGCATTGTTTTGAGCACCGGGCGCAGGTCGTCGAGGAGCTCGGCCGTGGATTCGTAGAAGAGGGGCGCCCCGGAGGAGAAGTGCTGGAGGATGTAATTGAGCTCCTTGGGGATGTAGGGGAACAGTTTGCCGATGTTCATGATCCGGTGCGGGAACATGAGCGAGAGGTCGTCCTCGTTGATGGATTGAATGACCGGGGCCGGGAACCGGGCGAGTTCCTGGGCCGTGTAGATGCGCTTGCCCACGAGAAAGAGCAGGATGTTGCCCAGGCCGAAGAGGTCGAGGCCGAAGGGGTTCTCGTGAGACTGGAAGGCGTAGTCGAAGTCGATCCAGCGGCACTGGCGCGTGCCGTGCTCCATCAAGAGGTGGTCGCGGCGGACGTCGCCGTGCTTCTCGAAGCGGTCGTGCAGGCTGGCGATGGCCTCGCAGGCCGTGATGAAGCGTGCGAGCAGGTCCGGAAAGTGCTCGTAAAAGTATGTCTCGTGGTCGGCCTCGATGGCGTCGGCCACCACGTCGATGGGCTTGCCGCGGATGATGTCCAGCACGCGCACCACGTTGCCGCGGGTGTCGTTGATGGGCACGCCCTGCATGAAGCGGATGTCCCCGCGGACCTCCATGAGGATGCGCGCTTCCTTCTGCGGGCTGCGGTAGCACTGCACGGCGATGGCGCCGAGATGGAGGGTGAAGCTCTCGTAGAAGACGAGCTTGAGGATTTTGGACTCGCCGCTTTCCAGACAGCGGCAGCGCTTGACCCAGTACTTGGGGTCCTCCAGGCCGAAGCGCCGCTCGGACTCGTCCTTGAACACCAGGTAATGCATGCCGCCCAGCTCGATCACATCGCCGTAGTCGATGCGCATGAACTCGCTGGTGTCAGTGACGAGACGGCCGCAGCGAGCCATGGGAAAGTCCGGCATTCGTTCGCGGACGAGCTCTCGCACATCCAAAGCCATGGCCAACCTCCCGGAAACGGGAACAAAGTGGTGTCAATATAATACCCATGCCGCCGGTCCATGTCACGAAACAAGGCAGCAGAATATCAGAGGGCGACATTTCGGCCTGCAGGGTCCTGAAAGACAAAGATCCCAACGAGGGGGCAGCGTCCTCCGGATGCGATCAGGACTGTCCGCCCGCGTCGTTTCCTCCGCTCGGGTGCCGCTCGCAACAGGAGCGAGACGGCGTTTTCCGCCGGGGCATACCCGTTCGTTTCCGGATGGAGGCCGCATAGATAATACTCCGGCACGAGGCTCTGAAGATGTTGAATTCATTTCCAGATTTGGTATCTATGCGAGACTGGCGCAGTCCGCGGGTAGTTTTTCGGAAAATACCATACGTCATTTTTCGGGGAAGGCATTGCGCCGGGTGCAGGGTCGAACTACGATGAAAAAATGAGGAGCCCTATTCCCCCAGAGACGGGCGCTAACGAGGATCGATTCCGCACGGTTTCGGTCGCCAGCAGCAATACCGGAGACACAGCATGTTGCATCGGATTTCATTGGCTCTCACCATCTGCGGGCTTGTCTGTCTCGTATTTCTTACCGTGCCTGCCTTTGCGCAGGAACCCGAACCCATCCCGCCGAACCTGGTGGGCACGTGGGTGGGCAAACGCTCCTCGTTTCTCATTCTGGACGGCCACTTCAAGCACATCATCGATGAACCGCTCACGGCGTACATCATCGACAAGCAGGATGGTCGGCTCATTGCCGGGGAAAAGACCTCCAAGCTCCACGTGGAGGGGCCGGGCTCCGGCAACGGAGAGGAGTTCTTCGGCGTCATCTCGCCCGATCTGAAAACCGTGTACATCGCGGAGCATAAGGCCGGATACGCCGTGTTCCATCTTACAGGGCCGGACGAGATGGAGGTCTCCTACATCTCCGACGGCAGCGGCGAAAAGGGCACGGAGCTCATGGCCAGCATCCAGCGGCTGCGCCGGCAGTAGAGCTCGATGCGCGTCGGGCGGCGCTTGTGCGACCCGCCTCCGGGTGATTGCGAGACCGCCTGACCGTGAGACCGGGGAGGCTCGAAGCTATCCCGCCCATTCTTTACCCCAGCTGCGAAACCACAGCCCATGCTCAGCGGAAGATGTCCATGGGCGTGTAGGTGTGCGTGCCTTCGATCACCGGGATGCCGGCCTTGGCCTGGATCTTGGCGATGATCGTCTCGCGATGGGGACAGTGCTCCGTGATGCAGGGGCCGATGTGTACGGCCGTGGGCTTTTCCGAAAGAGGCGCGTTCCACAGCTTCACCTGGGCCAGCCGGGTGATGATGGTCGCGCCGGGGCAGTCCCCGCAGTTGAGCAGGCCCATGACCTCGGCCTCCTCGTCCTCGTACAGCTCAAAGAATCCCTCGCGCCGGTTGAAGCTGACCAGGCAGCGCGAGCAGCCGATGCAGACGTCGTCCATTGCTTTCTTGCAGCCGATGATGAGGATTTTTTCCATGTCTTCTCCTGTCCGGACGGCCGCCGGCCGCCGCGCATGACGGTGTTTGCGGGTCGCGTGCTGGTCCGCGGGAACAACGGAACCGCGGCGCGGCTCGAAGCAGAACTGCGGACAAAACGTATACTTTTCAGGCGGGTTTTTCAAATACTCTGTGCGGCGCATCCGGAGCGCGCTGGCCTGTTGCTTTCTGCCGGCCATAATCCCAGTGTTGACGGTCTCTCCGGGGCATATTCGCGGGTGAATCGCGGACGGATCGTCATCTTGAGGAAAGAATTCTTGAGTTCCCTGGGGAAAAAAATATAGTGTAAGGCCATTATCCGATCCTCTGCGGATCGTCAGGAATAACTCACATGGTGCGATCGCTGAATCACATGCCCGCCGCCTTCCGCCGCCGGACCGGGCTGACTCTCAAAGAAGCGGGAATGGCGGTGGTGCTTATTGCGCTCCTCGTCCTTCTCGTGAACACGGGTGCGGAATCACTCAACTACAACTGGCAGTGGTACCGCGTCTGGAAGTACATCTATACCTTCAAAGACGGCGTGTTCACGCCGGGGCCGCTGCTCCACGGGCTGTGGGTCACCCTGCAGATCACGGGCATCAGCCTGGTGCTCTCCTTCCTCTTCGGGCTGACCACGGCCGTGCTCCGGCTCTCGGACTCCATCGTGGGCAAGATCATCGCCCGCTGCTACCTGGAGTCCATCCGCAACACGCCGCTGCTCATCCAGATATTCTTCATCTACTTCGTGCTGGGCCAGGTGCTGGACATCGAACGCTTCACCGCCGCGGTGCTGGCGCTTTCCCTGTTCGAAGGCGCGTACGCCTCCGAGGTCTTCCGCTCCGGCATCGCCTCCATAGACAAGGGCCAGTGGCAGGCCGCGCACAGCCTGGGCCTGTCCACGTGGCACACCTACCGCTACGTGGTGCTGCCGCAGGCCATCCGCCGCATCCTGCCGCCGCTGGCCAGCCAGGCCGTGGCCCTGGTGAAGGACTCGGCCCTGGTCTCCACCATTGCCGTGCTGGAGCTCACGCAGGAGGCGCAGATCATCATCGCGCAGTCCTTTCTGACGTTTGAGGTCTGGTTCGTGGTCGCGGCCATCTATCTGGTGGTCACCATCACGCTGTCGCGCCTCGTGAATCTTCTGGAAAAGCGAATGTCCAAGGGACAGGCCATGTATAACGAACAGGGAGCCGGGTAACATGCCGGAAAGCGCCGTGAACGAAAGCCCCCAGGCCCAAAGCGAAGAGTGCGGCGAGCCCGGAGTGTTCGCCGGGAACGAGCCCATCGTCATCGCCGAGCACGTGAGCAAGACCTTCGAGAACGGGGTGCACGCCCTGGACGACGTGAATCTCTACGTCCACCGCGGCGAGGTGAAGGTCATCATCGGGCCGTCCGGCTCGGGCAAGTCCACCTTCCTGCGCTGCCTCAACGGCCTGGAGGCCATGGACGAAGGCCGCGTGGTTATCGACTCCATCCCCCTGGACAACAGCAAGAAGCACCGCGACGAGATCCGCCAGGAAGTGGGCATGGTCTTCCAGCAGTTCAATCTTTTTCCGCACATGACCGTGCTGGAGAATGTCAACCTCGCACAGCGGCTGGTGCGCAAGAAGAGCAAGGACGAGGCCACCGAGACGGCCATGCAGCTGCTGGACAAGGTGGGCATCGGCGACAAGGCCGCAAGCTACCCGGCCCAGCTCTCCGGCGGGCAGCAGCAGCGCGTGGCCATAGCCCGCGCCCTGGCCCTCAAGCCCAAGGTCATGCTTTTTGACGAGGCCACCAGCGCCCTGGACCCGGAGATGATCGGCGAGGTGCTGCAGGTCATGAGCGATCTCGCGGCCGAGGGCATGACCATGGTGGTGGTGACCCACGAGATGGGGTTTGCCCGCGAGGTGGGCGACGCCGTGGTGTTCATGGAGCAGGGCAAGGTGGTGGAGGAGTGTCGCACCGAGACCTTCTTCGAGTCGCCCAGCCATCCCCGGACGCGCGAGTTTCTCAGTCAGATTTTGTAATATGGCGGAGCCGGACGCCGCACCGTGCGGCCTGGCCCCAATATCAACCGTTACTTCAAGGAGTGCAGGACAATGAAAGCGTGGAGATTCATCCAGGTAACCGCCCTCATCGGGGCGATCATGATTTTTGTGGTCAACAGCGCCCAGGCCGAATCCGTCCGAAACCAGCTCGCCCAGGAAAGCACCATCGAGCAGGTGCTGCAACGCGGCGTGCTCAAGGTCGGCATGGACACCTTTGTGCCGTGGGCCATGAAGAACACGAAGGGGCAGCTCATCGGGTTCGAGATCGACGTGGCCAAGCAGCTGGCCCAGGACCTGGGCGTGGAGGTCGAGTTCGTCCCCACCAAGTGGTCCGGCATCATCCCGGCGCTGCTCACCGGCAAGTTCGACGTCATTATCGGCGGCATGTCCACCACCACCGAGCGCAACCTCAAGGTGAACTTCACCGTCCCGTACAACTACACAGGCCAGGCCATCGTGGCCAACAAGAACCTGGCCCCCGGGCTCTCCACGCTCGAGGACTTCAACCGCGATGACTTCACCGTGGCCGCCCGCACCGGCTCCACCGCCGCCGAGGCCGCCCGCAAGTTCCTTCCCAAGGCGAAGCTCGTGCTCTTCGACACCGAGCCCGCCGCACTCCAGGAAATACTCAACGACAAGGCGCACGTCTTTGTCAGCTCGGCGCCGCTGCCTGCCTTCCAGGCCATCGAGCATCCGGACACGCTCTATCTGCCCTTCAAAGACACCATCACCAAGGAGCCAACGAGCTTCGCGGTGCGCAAGGGCGACGTGGACACGCTCAACATCTTCAACAACTGGATTCGCCGCAAGGAGCTGGAGGGCTGGCTGCAGGAACGCGCCCTCTACTGGTTCAATACCCGCGACTGGGCGGATCAGGTCGAGTAGCCGCGGCTACCCGCCATTTCCAAGCGTGAACAGCCGCCCCGGCGCGATGTCCCGGGGCGGCGTTTCCCCGTATTTCTGCATCCGAATAGAGCGAACGTGCGCCATTTCAAGATCGGACCTCTCGACGTCATCCTTCTCGTGCTGCTCGCGGCCGGCGTGGGCTATCTCGCCTACGTGGTCGAAGCCAGAATGAACTATACGTGGCGTTGGGACGCCATGCCCAAGTACCTGGCCTACTATGATGAGGAAAAGGGCCGCTGGGTCGCCAATTTCCTGCTCCAGGGGCTCTTCGCCACCATCCGCATCAGCATCCTCGCCACCATCCTGGGCAGCGTCCTCGGCCTGCTCATGGGCCTGGCCCGCACCAGCCGCTCCGGCCTGCTCCGGCTGCTGGGCACCGGCTATGTGGAGCTCGTGCGCAACCTGCCACCTCTGGTGCTCGTCTTCATCTTCTACTTCTTCTTCTCCGACTACATTGCCCAGGTGCTGGGCCTGGACGACGCCGTGCGCCACGCCCCGGACTGGCTCCAGAACGTCATGCGCGTCGTGTTGGCCGAACCCTCGCGCTTCACCGCCTTCCTCTCGGCCGCCATCACCATCGCCCTCTACGAAGGCGCCTTCATCACCGAGATCGTCCGCGCCGGCATCCAGTCTGTGGAGTACGGCCAGTGGGAAGCGGCCTACGCCCTGGGTCTCTCGCGCTGGCAACGGCTGCGCCACGTGGTCCTGCCCCAGGCCTTCACCCGCATCGTCCCGCCCCTGGCCGGCCAGTTCATCTCCACCATCAAAGACTCCTCCATCGTCAGCGTCATCTCCGTCAGCGAGCTCACCTTCCAGGGCATGGAGCTCATGGCCTCCACCTACCTCACCTTCGAAATCTGGATCACCGTGGCTCTGCTCTACTTCTCCATGACCTTCACCCTGTCCATGCTCGCCCGCCGCCTCGAAACCTCCCTGGCCCGCCGGCTGGGGTAAGTGCTGTTCGAGGGCTCCGCCCTCGAGCACCCGCCAGGGGGCGTGGGGGACAGCGTCCCCCGTATGCCGCATCACACCATGCGCTGGCTGTGCCGGGCCAGGCACAGGGCGATATCCTTGGCCAGGTACGAGGGTTCGTTGACGAATGTGGGGTAGAGGCCGGGGGCGCCGGTGTAGGGGATGGTGCGGCCGTGGAAGTCGAGGAAGAGCGGGTCGCCCGGCTGGAGGGGCTGGTACACGCGGCGGGTGCGTTCCGGGTGGACCATGGCGGTGAGGCGGCCATCTGCGTCGCGCGGGAACGGGATCGTATCGATTTCGGTGTACACGTCCAGGGGCAGGGGGGCGTCGGGCCAGCGGCCGGCGGCGTACTCGGCGACGAGGTCGAGCAGGGTATGGGCGAGGCACAGGGTGGGGAAGTAGATGGCGGCGTTCAGGCTGCCGGGCATGACCGGGCCCACCTCGACGCCCATGCCGTGGCGGGCGATGGTGGGCAGGTAGGGGGCGTCGCCCGTGGGTGCCGGGAACTGGTAGCAGCGGACTGCCAGGGGGTCGGGCTCTGCGGCCAGGCGGTGGATGGCCAGGGCGGCGAGGCGGAAGAGGAACGGGTCCTCGCCGGTGATGTTGCAGTTGAGGCCCATGTCGGACGCGGCCGAGTGAAAGTCGAGGATCAGGTCGGTGGCGGTGTCTGGCCCTTTGGGACCGAGCTGGGCGTTGATCGCCTTGGCCCGGCGCTGCTCGACCGAGTGCAGGGAGGCGTCGGCAAGCTCGGCCGCAGCGAATGAGCGGTTCAGGTCGCCGTCCACGCCGCGGCGGCAGGCGGCTATGGCCGCCTCGTTGGCGATGAGGGCGGTGACGTCCAGGCCGGGCCGCTGCATACGCTCGGGATGTTGCTGGAAAGCGCGGACAAGGGCCACGCCGGTGAGCTCGTCGCCGTGGGTGCCGCCCACAAGGGCTACGGTGCGGATGGAATCGGAGGAAGGAACGTGCGGGGACATGATCGGGCGTGTTCTGTGCGTTGGAGGATGGATTCGATAGGGACCGGGCGACAGCCCGGACCGCAGCGCCCAGCGTACAGGAAACAGCCGCCGCGAGGCAATAACGCTGACAGGACAACGCCCCGCGCGTGGGCGGCGGCGTAGGCGGGCTATTACGGCCCGGCCTTTCCGCTTCGATTTTCCGTCGCCTCAGCTCCGGGGAGGCGGCGTGTGGGTCTGGAGGTAGCGTGCGATCTGCATAACGATGAGCAGCGGTTTGGGCGGGGTGGAGCGGATCAGGGTGGGCACGTCGATAGCGCCTCCCACGCCGTCGCGGAACGCCTCCGTGTTGAGGTCGGC from Oceanidesulfovibrio marinus includes:
- a CDS encoding amino acid ABC transporter ATP-binding protein, whose amino-acid sequence is MVIAEHVSKTFENGVHALDDVNLYVHRGEVKVIIGPSGSGKSTFLRCLNGLEAMDEGRVVIDSIPLDNSKKHRDEIRQEVGMVFQQFNLFPHMTVLENVNLAQRLVRKKSKDEATETAMQLLDKVGIGDKAASYPAQLSGGQQQRVAIARALALKPKVMLFDEATSALDPEMIGEVLQVMSDLAAEGMTMVVVTHEMGFAREVGDAVVFMEQGKVVEECRTETFFESPSHPRTREFLSQIL
- a CDS encoding transporter substrate-binding domain-containing protein; this encodes MKAWRFIQVTALIGAIMIFVVNSAQAESVRNQLAQESTIEQVLQRGVLKVGMDTFVPWAMKNTKGQLIGFEIDVAKQLAQDLGVEVEFVPTKWSGIIPALLTGKFDVIIGGMSTTTERNLKVNFTVPYNYTGQAIVANKNLAPGLSTLEDFNRDDFTVAARTGSTAAEAARKFLPKAKLVLFDTEPAALQEILNDKAHVFVSSAPLPAFQAIEHPDTLYLPFKDTITKEPTSFAVRKGDVDTLNIFNNWIRRKELEGWLQERALYWFNTRDWADQVE
- a CDS encoding amino acid ABC transporter permease, whose protein sequence is MRHFKIGPLDVILLVLLAAGVGYLAYVVEARMNYTWRWDAMPKYLAYYDEEKGRWVANFLLQGLFATIRISILATILGSVLGLLMGLARTSRSGLLRLLGTGYVELVRNLPPLVLVFIFYFFFSDYIAQVLGLDDAVRHAPDWLQNVMRVVLAEPSRFTAFLSAAITIALYEGAFITEIVRAGIQSVEYGQWEAAYALGLSRWQRLRHVVLPQAFTRIVPPLAGQFISTIKDSSIVSVISVSELTFQGMELMASTYLTFEIWITVALLYFSMTFTLSMLARRLETSLARRLG
- a CDS encoding aspartoacylase, encoding MSPHVPSSDSIRTVALVGGTHGDELTGVALVRAFQQHPERMQRPGLDVTALIANEAAIAACRRGVDGDLNRSFAAAELADASLHSVEQRRAKAINAQLGPKGPDTATDLILDFHSAASDMGLNCNITGEDPFLFRLAALAIHRLAAEPDPLAVRCYQFPAPTGDAPYLPTIARHGMGVEVGPVMPGSLNAAIYFPTLCLAHTLLDLVAEYAAGRWPDAPLPLDVYTEIDTIPFPRDADGRLTAMVHPERTRRVYQPLQPGDPLFLDFHGRTIPYTGAPGLYPTFVNEPSYLAKDIALCLARHSQRMV